A window of Halichoerus grypus chromosome 12, mHalGry1.hap1.1, whole genome shotgun sequence contains these coding sequences:
- the FGL2 gene encoding fibroleukin — protein MKPASWCWLSSAVLAAYGLLVVANNETEEIKDETARDACPVRLESRGRCEEGGQCPYQVSLPPLMIQLPRQFGRIEEVFKEVQNLKEMVNSLKKSCQDCKLQADDSRDPGRNGLLSPSPGSQGEADDNRVRELESEVNKLSSDLKNAKEEIDLLQGRLEKLNLVNMNNIENYVDSKVANLTSVVNSLDGKCSSKCPIQEQIQSRPVQHLIYKDCSDYYTIGKRSSEIYRVTPDPKNSSFEVFCDMETMGGGWTVLQARVDGSINFTRMWRDYKAGFGNLRREFWLGNDKIHLLTKSKEMILRIDLEDFNGVKLYALYDQFYVASEFLRYRLHIGNYNGTAGDALHFSKHYNHDLKFFTTPDRDNDRYPSGNCGLYYSSGWWFDACLSANLNGKYYHQKYRGVRNGIFWGTWPGISEAQPGGYKSSFKEAKMMIRPKRFKP, from the exons ATGAAGCCAGCCAGCTGGTGCTGGCTGAGCTCGGCTGTCCTTGCTGCTTACGGCTTGTTGGTTGTGGCAAACAATGAAACggaggaaattaaagatgaaacgGCCAGGGATGCCTGCCCGGTGCGACtagaaagcagagggagatgcGAGGAGGGCGGCCAATGCCCCTACCAGGTGAGCCTGCCCCCGTTGATGATTCAGCTCCCCAGGCAGTTCGGCAGGATCGAGGAGGTGTTCAAGGAAGTCCAGAACCTCAAGGAAATGGTAAATAGCCTGAAGAAATCTTGCCAGGACTGCAAATTGCAAGCTGACGACAGCCGGGACCCGGGCAGAAATGGACTGCTGTCACCTAGCCCGGGATCCCAGGGAGAAGCCGATGACAACAGAGTTCGAGAATTAGAGAGTGAGGTGAACAAGCTGTCCTCTGACCTAAAGAATGCAAAGGAGGAGATCGACTTGCTTCAGGGTCGCCTGGAGAAGCTCAATCTTGTAAATATGAACAACATAGAAAATTATGTTGATAGCAAAGTGGCAAATCTAACTTCGGTTGTCAATAGTTTGGATGGCAAGTGTTCGTCTAAGTGTCCCATCCAAGAACAAATACAGTCACGTCCAG TTCAACATCTGATATATAAAGATTGCTCTGACTACTACACAATAGGCAAAAGAAGCAGTGAGATCTACAGAGTTACACCGGATCCCAAAAATAGTAGCTTCGAAGTTTTCTGTGACATGGAGACCATGGGGGGAGGCTGGACAGTGCTGCAGGCCCGTGTCGACGGAAGCATCAACTTCACCAGAATGTGGCGAGACTACAAAGCAGGCTTTGGAAACCTCAGAAGAGAATTTTGGCTGGGAAACGATAAAATTCATCTTCTGACCAAGAGTAAGGAAATGATTCTAAGAATAGATCTTGAAGACTTCAACGGTGTCAAACTCTATGCCTTGTATGATCAGTTTTATGTGGCCAGTGAGTTTCTCAGATACCGCTTACACATCGGCAACTATAATGGCACCGCTGGAGATGCCCTACATTTCAGTAAACATTACAACCATGATCTGAAGTTCTTCACCACCCCAGACAGGGACAATGATCGATATCCCTCTGGGAACTGTGGGCTCTATTACAGTTCAGGCTGGTGGTTTGATGCATGTCTTTCTGCAAACTTAAATGGCAAATATTATCACCAAAAATACAGAGGTGTCCGTAATGggattttctggggcacctggcctgGGATAAGTGAGGCACAGCCTGGTGGCTACAAGTCCTCCTTCAAGGAGGCCAAAATGATGATTAGACCCAAGCGCTTTAAGCCATGA